One stretch of Halodesulfovibrio sp. MK-HDV DNA includes these proteins:
- a CDS encoding amphi-Trp domain-containing protein, with translation MEKKKIHISGKMPCTLALSHIDCFLEGLRDGSVVVEQGTEKIVLHPHAEINMDIEARTKGDRQRLVITLDWNVPETATHGHDKSHHPHTKHTHGHCKDSAKHLHAHGTEQHDELYDGHHGEHHVTDNFDHPREYDEHGFHSHYHCHGKDEHQLCHSHEHAGGHHEHLQEKGCCEDREHEPHKGCCAEHDYGKNLPDHEQHKHHHHDHDQRGNGIHVHGYKGCCQEKKHAPHAGCCSEHNYGQDIDKPKDKGHDKMKHGRNGKKR, from the coding sequence ATGGAAAAAAAGAAGATCCACATTTCCGGAAAGATGCCCTGTACTCTTGCATTGTCACATATTGACTGTTTTTTAGAAGGATTACGCGACGGCTCTGTTGTTGTTGAACAAGGTACAGAAAAGATTGTTCTACACCCACATGCAGAAATCAATATGGATATAGAAGCGCGTACCAAAGGTGACAGGCAACGTCTTGTCATTACACTTGATTGGAATGTCCCTGAGACAGCAACTCACGGGCATGATAAAAGCCACCATCCCCACACAAAGCATACTCACGGACACTGCAAAGATTCCGCCAAACATCTTCACGCACATGGCACCGAACAGCATGATGAACTGTATGACGGGCATCATGGCGAACATCATGTGACGGACAACTTCGATCATCCAAGAGAATACGACGAGCACGGTTTCCATTCCCACTACCATTGCCACGGAAAAGACGAACATCAGCTATGTCACTCGCATGAGCACGCAGGTGGACATCACGAACATTTGCAGGAAAAAGGGTGTTGTGAAGATAGAGAGCACGAGCCACATAAAGGCTGTTGTGCCGAACATGATTACGGCAAAAATTTACCAGATCACGAACAGCACAAACATCATCACCATGACCACGATCAACGAGGAAACGGAATCCACGTGCATGGGTACAAAGGATGTTGCCAAGAGAAAAAACATGCGCCGCATGCAGGCTGTTGTTCAGAGCATAACTACGGACAGGATATCGATAAGCCCAAAGACAAAGGCCACGATAAAATGAAACACGGGAGAAATGGAAAAAAGCGCTAG
- a CDS encoding PhoU domain-containing protein: MLTFEAPHDNFIFLLLEVQGQIDATQQFLLRPTRVLRQQISLCCDRTANMQAVIETKCYSKLHSTHALSQGQVSRLRAIQKMATHLHLISKFCVNITKQMHYLTIHSRLDPEEFTPFFTDIQSALKLIQPTLDEGSLSRALTICRFEHTIDEKYERVFSKLIDEIDSGKNASGHVTAIFIYRYLERIGDSLLRIGEALICITVGNTLKVSQFDSLQETLAQSGFTGSMHDVDYKAILGSRSGCCIGVVETMQPSETSKQGSIYKEGSISKIKLEKENIERWQTLFPALVPNIYGYHEGPDNAALLVELLHGCTLDEIILQADRSVMNDALTVLKHTVGNIWEVTRQDTKVPTNYIQQLSSRLSPVLKVHPSSVRDSLSVGGVKAFSTAELIQQCSSLEKSLTAPFSVLIHGDFNMNNIVYNSQLQTVRFIDLYRSRNFDYVQDASVFLVSLFRLPIFEPQLRDRLNHATEQFYAFTRQFALDQNDATFETRLALALARSFYTSTRFELNQTFAKRMYMSAYYLMEKLLSHNNNWETFSLPEEILFY, encoded by the coding sequence ATGCTGACGTTTGAAGCTCCGCACGATAATTTCATTTTCCTTCTGCTGGAAGTTCAAGGACAAATAGACGCCACGCAGCAATTTTTGTTGCGTCCAACTCGCGTATTACGGCAACAAATTTCTCTGTGTTGTGACAGAACTGCCAACATGCAAGCTGTTATAGAGACAAAATGTTATTCAAAACTACACTCTACTCACGCACTGTCGCAAGGTCAGGTAAGCCGCCTCCGTGCAATCCAAAAAATGGCTACACACTTGCATCTTATCTCCAAGTTCTGCGTCAACATTACAAAACAGATGCACTATCTTACGATCCACAGCAGACTTGATCCTGAAGAATTCACGCCCTTCTTTACAGACATTCAGAGCGCGCTGAAACTTATCCAGCCGACACTCGATGAGGGCAGTCTTTCAAGAGCACTTACAATATGTCGGTTCGAGCATACGATTGATGAAAAATATGAACGTGTATTTTCAAAACTCATTGATGAAATTGATTCCGGAAAAAACGCATCCGGCCATGTAACCGCAATTTTCATATATCGGTATCTTGAACGTATTGGAGACTCTCTGCTTCGCATAGGTGAAGCTCTCATATGCATAACTGTCGGCAACACTCTCAAAGTTTCGCAGTTTGATTCACTTCAGGAAACGCTCGCACAGTCCGGCTTTACAGGTTCTATGCATGATGTTGATTACAAAGCTATACTTGGAAGCCGCTCCGGTTGTTGCATTGGAGTAGTTGAAACCATGCAGCCTTCAGAAACATCAAAGCAAGGTTCAATTTACAAAGAAGGATCTATTTCCAAAATCAAGCTGGAAAAAGAAAATATCGAACGCTGGCAAACTCTTTTTCCTGCACTTGTTCCAAACATATACGGATACCATGAAGGCCCTGACAATGCGGCACTCCTTGTAGAACTACTGCACGGCTGCACTCTGGATGAAATAATTCTTCAGGCAGACCGAAGCGTCATGAATGATGCGCTCACAGTTCTCAAACACACAGTTGGAAATATATGGGAAGTTACCAGACAAGATACGAAAGTTCCTACTAACTATATTCAGCAGCTCTCAAGCCGACTCTCACCAGTGCTTAAAGTACACCCGTCTTCAGTGCGAGATTCTCTTTCAGTCGGTGGAGTAAAAGCATTTTCTACAGCTGAGCTGATTCAGCAGTGTTCGTCCCTAGAAAAAAGCCTCACAGCGCCGTTTTCCGTGCTTATTCACGGAGACTTCAACATGAACAACATCGTATACAACAGCCAGCTTCAAACGGTGCGTTTCATCGATTTATACCGCTCCCGCAATTTTGATTACGTTCAGGACGCATCCGTTTTTCTTGTTTCCCTTTTCCGACTGCCTATTTTTGAACCACAGCTACGCGACAGACTGAATCACGCCACAGAACAATTCTACGCCTTCACTCGCCAATTCGCTCTTGATCAGAACGATGCTACATTTGAAACTCGCCTCGCTCTCGCCCTCGCCCGCTCATTTTATACCTCCACCAGATTTGAACTGAACCAGACTTTTGCCAAACGAATGTACATGAGTGCGTATTACCTTATGGAAAAACTTCTTAGCCATAACAACAACTGGGAAACGTTCAGCCTTCCCGAAGAAATTTTATTCTACTAA
- a CDS encoding GAK system CofD-like protein, producing MQDIEITRTVTIPDPLKIERYRTAPQNGPRILFFSGGTALQGVSRDIIKYTHNSVHLITPFDSGGSSAVLRKEFSMPAVGDIRNRLMSLADDSALGNPEIYAFFTHRLDKKASQKDLRQELQRLSGGSHPLIKAVPYPMRRFIQTSMSSIESHISDSFDLRGASLGNLVLAAEYLNNDRQLSPVIYLFSKLAEVRGTVLPTVNVTAQLAVLLENGESVVGQHLITGKEAKPLTNKIENIWLTKSQHDSSPISISISKHTSNLINKAELICYPMGSFYSSVIANLLPKDVGISIAKTKCPKVFIPNTGTDVELIGHTLSEQIEILLFHLKKDAPADITTSDVLNLIVLDSDTTRYNGSLNNDMLSREGITVVSCDLITEQSSPYIDAAVLNRMLLSLC from the coding sequence ATGCAAGATATTGAAATAACCAGAACGGTCACAATACCTGACCCTCTTAAAATTGAACGCTACCGAACTGCACCGCAAAATGGGCCGCGCATTCTCTTTTTTAGTGGGGGCACTGCATTACAGGGAGTTTCGCGTGATATAATAAAATACACGCATAACTCAGTGCATCTTATTACCCCGTTTGATTCCGGCGGGAGTTCTGCTGTTCTGCGTAAAGAGTTTTCCATGCCTGCTGTAGGTGATATCCGTAACCGACTGATGTCCCTCGCGGACGACTCCGCCCTCGGAAATCCAGAAATTTACGCATTCTTTACGCACCGTCTGGACAAAAAAGCTTCGCAAAAAGACTTACGCCAAGAACTTCAGCGCTTGTCCGGCGGCAGTCATCCACTCATCAAGGCTGTGCCGTACCCAATGCGTCGGTTTATTCAAACCAGCATGAGCTCCATAGAAAGCCATATTTCAGATTCGTTTGACCTTCGCGGTGCAAGCCTTGGTAACCTTGTACTCGCAGCAGAATATCTCAACAATGATCGCCAGCTTTCACCGGTAATCTATCTTTTTTCTAAATTGGCTGAGGTGCGCGGAACAGTGCTTCCTACTGTAAACGTCACCGCCCAGCTTGCAGTGTTATTAGAAAACGGTGAATCGGTTGTGGGACAGCACCTCATTACTGGCAAAGAGGCTAAACCGCTTACAAATAAAATTGAAAATATCTGGCTGACCAAATCGCAACACGACTCCTCGCCTATTTCTATTTCTATCTCTAAACATACAAGTAACCTCATCAACAAGGCTGAGCTTATTTGCTACCCTATGGGCAGCTTCTACTCCAGTGTCATAGCAAACTTGCTCCCCAAAGATGTAGGAATAAGTATCGCCAAGACCAAATGCCCCAAAGTTTTCATCCCTAACACAGGCACTGATGTAGAACTTATCGGACACACACTTTCCGAACAGATCGAAATTCTTCTTTTTCATTTAAAGAAAGACGCACCCGCTGATATTACCACGAGTGACGTGCTTAATCTCATTGTGCTTGATTCCGATACTACCCGGTATAATGGCTCACTCAACAATGATATGCTGTCGCGCGAAGGCATTACTGTGGTATCCTGCGATTTGATCACAGAACAAAGCTCACCATACATAGATGCCGCAGTGCTAAACCGGATGCTCTTATCTCTTTGCTAG
- a CDS encoding amphi-Trp domain-containing protein: MHDDKFSFESIQDSTSIVELLESITQGFRDGSIALSSEKNSINLNPDGLLNFSIKARQKAEESKLELRTAGKTTMAHHTKKNSITH, encoded by the coding sequence ATGCATGATGACAAGTTCTCGTTCGAATCCATTCAGGATTCTACATCTATTGTGGAATTGCTTGAATCTATTACACAAGGATTCAGAGACGGATCTATTGCGCTCTCTTCAGAGAAAAATTCCATTAATCTAAACCCTGATGGATTGTTGAATTTTTCCATTAAAGCTAGACAGAAGGCTGAGGAAAGTAAGCTTGAATTACGTACCGCTGGAAAAACAACAATGGCACACCATACTAAAAAAAATTCCATTACGCATTAG
- a CDS encoding GAK system XXXCH domain-containing protein produces the protein MSAYIDECDQCDECECGGKRPDGLPQYKRLKKRMATSFKVIFKALHLNSVPPDEAVADFIADSRLMTKYPGKGDPLYAEYNKLTDILEEAWQTKNLQKFHETVDTMNHMKTQCHHQYK, from the coding sequence ATGAGTGCCTATATTGATGAGTGCGACCAATGTGATGAATGCGAATGCGGCGGCAAAAGACCGGATGGCCTTCCACAATACAAACGCCTAAAAAAGCGTATGGCTACCAGTTTCAAAGTTATTTTCAAGGCATTGCATCTCAACTCCGTTCCACCGGATGAAGCCGTTGCCGACTTCATTGCCGACTCACGCCTTATGACCAAATATCCGGGCAAAGGTGATCCACTCTATGCTGAATATAATAAACTCACAGATATACTCGAAGAAGCATGGCAAACTAAGAATCTACAAAAATTTCATGAAACTGTAGATACTATGAACCACATGAAAACACAGTGTCATCACCAATATAAGTAG
- a CDS encoding ABC transporter ATP-binding protein — protein sequence MKKKIIELKGLEKHYPVFGGVLKRQVNSVKALDGIDLEIYRGECLGVVGESGCGKTTTGKAIINLHAPTGGEAIYYPEDGEPMDLAKMSNRQMKNAGIRSRLQMVFQDPTTSLNPRMLIKHIIAEPIKEQEKLGARELEEKIVSILEMVGLSRMHLMRYPHEFSGGQRQRIAVARAIAASPEFIVLDEPTSALDVSVQAQILNLLDKLRKELNLTYLFVTHHLLVVKYISTRIAVMYLGKCIETCRTDELFCNPLHPYTHALLSGIPNPEVAAVSNRIVLEGDVPSPLDPPSGCRFHTRCPFCIDVCRTDEPALIDVGNDHKVACHRQDTVHKLVQEEYGINGYF from the coding sequence ATGAAAAAGAAGATAATCGAGCTCAAAGGGCTTGAGAAGCACTATCCGGTATTCGGTGGTGTGCTTAAGCGTCAGGTGAACTCAGTTAAAGCGTTGGACGGTATTGACCTGGAGATTTATCGCGGTGAATGTCTGGGAGTTGTAGGTGAATCCGGTTGTGGTAAGACCACAACGGGTAAAGCCATTATCAATTTGCATGCACCTACAGGTGGTGAGGCTATCTATTATCCTGAAGATGGTGAACCAATGGATCTTGCGAAGATGTCTAACAGACAGATGAAAAACGCAGGTATCCGCAGTCGATTACAGATGGTGTTTCAGGACCCGACAACGTCTTTGAATCCGCGCATGCTTATCAAGCATATTATTGCGGAACCGATTAAGGAGCAGGAAAAACTCGGTGCACGTGAACTGGAAGAAAAGATTGTTTCCATTCTGGAGATGGTCGGGCTTTCCCGTATGCACTTGATGCGGTATCCACATGAGTTCTCCGGTGGTCAACGTCAGCGCATCGCCGTTGCACGTGCCATTGCGGCGTCACCTGAGTTTATCGTACTTGATGAACCTACAAGCGCGCTGGATGTATCTGTACAGGCTCAGATTTTGAATCTGTTGGATAAGCTGCGTAAGGAACTGAATCTTACATATCTGTTTGTTACACATCATTTGTTGGTGGTAAAATATATCTCCACACGTATTGCTGTAATGTATTTGGGTAAATGTATTGAAACTTGCCGAACAGATGAGCTGTTCTGCAATCCGCTACATCCATACACTCATGCGCTTCTCTCCGGTATTCCAAATCCGGAAGTCGCTGCGGTTTCAAACCGTATTGTTTTGGAAGGTGATGTGCCTAGTCCGCTTGATCCTCCAAGCGGCTGCCGCTTTCATACTCGCTGTCCGTTCTGCATTGATGTGTGTCGCACGGATGAACCGGCTCTTATTGATGTAGGTAACGATCATAAAGTTGCCTGTCATCGTCAGGATACGGTTCATAAACTTGTTCAAGAAGAATACGGTATAAACGGATATTTCTAG
- a CDS encoding GAK system ATP-grasp enzyme → MKIGVVGTPDGWSSEFLADTVAEKTGYRLLIDMKDVRLDLHNNTCWFEGIDLNTLDALIIKKVGAWYSPALLDRLEMLRFLNEQGLSIFSKPASMISVLNRLSCTTSLKLAGIPMPPTTLTESIEEALYAVAEYGTAVFKPLYSSKGRGMIIVSDSDDVRTIVTDYAAKFSMMYIQKVVDLEEDKDLGVVFIQGKYLTTYARCKGDSWNTTTASGGHYASFTPSLEIIELARKAQHPFKLDFTCVDVAITPDGPVVFEVSAFGGFKGVLKARGINAAQLYVDAVIKEIS, encoded by the coding sequence ATGAAAATAGGCGTGGTTGGCACTCCTGATGGATGGTCTTCAGAATTTCTAGCCGACACTGTTGCCGAAAAAACAGGTTATCGGCTGCTTATCGATATGAAAGACGTACGTCTTGATCTGCATAACAATACCTGCTGGTTTGAAGGCATTGATCTAAACACACTGGACGCACTTATTATCAAGAAAGTCGGTGCGTGGTATTCCCCCGCACTGCTGGATCGGCTCGAGATGCTGCGTTTTCTTAATGAGCAGGGGCTGTCTATTTTTTCCAAACCTGCCAGTATGATCTCCGTGCTGAACCGACTATCCTGCACCACGTCACTGAAACTGGCTGGTATCCCTATGCCACCGACAACACTTACAGAAAGTATTGAAGAAGCTCTATACGCAGTTGCAGAGTACGGAACTGCCGTGTTTAAACCGCTTTATTCTTCCAAAGGCCGCGGCATGATAATCGTTTCAGATAGTGACGATGTACGTACGATAGTAACTGACTATGCCGCAAAATTTTCCATGATGTATATTCAAAAGGTTGTTGACCTTGAAGAGGACAAAGATCTCGGAGTTGTCTTTATCCAAGGGAAATACTTAACGACCTATGCCCGCTGCAAAGGGGATTCATGGAACACCACAACGGCATCCGGAGGCCATTACGCAAGCTTTACTCCGTCACTTGAAATCATAGAACTTGCACGCAAAGCACAACATCCCTTTAAACTTGATTTCACCTGTGTGGATGTTGCCATAACACCGGATGGTCCTGTGGTCTTTGAAGTTTCTGCATTTGGAGGATTCAAAGGGGTTCTTAAAGCACGAGGAATAAATGCGGCACAATTGTATGTTGATGCGGTCATAAAGGAGATTTCATGA
- a CDS encoding HprK-related kinase B: MNVDFTNFSLVLNAVRSRYPATHKLQIAFNNFVVDVFVNNKSLAVALEHYFAEFIVKNPQRAVNTTVTVHDAPPLSFPYAFTLAMPASPHKKIKHEWAELDEGRVIHHRITDMYYLIGNGENCIAGPCLERKNQVVNFINSRFITNQVDNGYLLGHASAVTSNGRGLIICGNSGAGKSTLALHMLTNGADFVSNDRVLIPNSGSNPFYGTLQQPRINPGTALNNPSLQRILSPEERIEFGRMSPETLWQTEYKYDAIIPECYGNHRFIPHAPLSAVAIMDWRRNSEPMMIETLTAQEARHFITHMMKKNDLLYVPKNKGYTDPTINDYIQALKDKPIFVLHGGVDFAQATKKLTTFLNTGSTGA; the protein is encoded by the coding sequence ATGAACGTAGATTTCACGAATTTTTCGCTAGTACTCAATGCGGTACGCAGTAGGTATCCAGCGACACACAAGCTGCAAATTGCCTTCAACAACTTTGTTGTCGATGTCTTTGTAAACAACAAGTCTTTAGCCGTTGCTCTTGAGCATTACTTTGCTGAATTTATTGTGAAGAATCCACAACGTGCTGTGAACACAACAGTGACAGTTCATGATGCACCGCCACTTTCTTTCCCTTATGCATTTACACTTGCCATGCCTGCTTCACCGCACAAGAAGATTAAACATGAATGGGCAGAGCTTGATGAAGGCCGCGTTATCCACCACCGCATAACAGATATGTATTATCTCATCGGGAACGGAGAAAATTGCATTGCGGGCCCTTGCTTGGAACGAAAGAATCAGGTGGTCAATTTCATTAACAGCCGCTTTATTACTAATCAGGTTGATAATGGATATTTGCTCGGCCACGCTTCGGCAGTCACTTCCAATGGACGAGGGCTGATCATTTGCGGTAATTCCGGTGCTGGAAAATCCACTCTGGCACTGCACATGCTTACAAACGGTGCGGACTTTGTCAGTAACGACAGAGTGCTGATACCTAACAGTGGATCAAACCCGTTTTACGGCACACTCCAGCAGCCGCGCATTAATCCAGGAACAGCATTAAATAACCCAAGCCTTCAACGCATACTTTCCCCTGAGGAACGCATTGAATTTGGTAGAATGTCTCCTGAAACATTATGGCAGACAGAATACAAGTACGATGCCATTATTCCTGAATGCTACGGGAACCACAGATTCATTCCCCATGCTCCACTCAGCGCAGTAGCGATTATGGACTGGCGGCGCAACAGCGAACCCATGATGATTGAAACACTGACAGCTCAAGAAGCACGGCACTTTATTACTCATATGATGAAGAAAAATGATTTGCTATATGTACCAAAAAATAAAGGCTATACAGACCCAACGATTAACGACTATATACAGGCGCTCAAAGACAAGCCTATTTTCGTTCTGCATGGCGGTGTAGACTTTGCTCAAGCCACAAAAAAACTCACAACCTTCCTGAACACAGGGTCGACAGGCGCATAA
- a CDS encoding amino acid permease, whose protein sequence is MLSKNLGAVSIVAGTSIGAGMLGLPMAIGSLGFVTGSLVLLFMWIVAMYVALLLLEINLEFGKGVNLNFMTRKILGRPGQLLGTGSVFFLFYCLLVAYLTGMGGIIASNTGLDARMGTLIFAGISATLLFSGTHSVVTANKYLFIGMLVAMVACFATLGGQLNLENLAIGQPKAKLLIMSLPVLFTSFGYHPCIPSIVNYIGDDRKTLIRIFGVGSTIPFICYFAWLTLALGSATPDQLAVMDNVDVLISQMSGGSTWVSSILSLFASLALVTSFIGVAFALFDLVAETFRRKDDKVSRAGTTAMVFFPPLAASLLAPNGFIAALAHAGAAFTIIAIFIPCVMVWKMRAAGLNKSYRVVGGKPALVLSFMCGIVIVTASYL, encoded by the coding sequence ATGCTTTCAAAGAATTTAGGTGCCGTCAGCATTGTTGCCGGTACATCCATCGGTGCGGGGATGCTCGGGCTTCCAATGGCTATCGGAAGTCTCGGATTCGTAACAGGATCTTTGGTTCTGTTGTTTATGTGGATTGTAGCAATGTACGTTGCTCTGCTCCTGCTTGAAATCAATCTTGAGTTCGGCAAGGGCGTTAACTTAAACTTCATGACCCGCAAAATTCTTGGTCGTCCCGGTCAGCTGTTGGGTACAGGTAGTGTTTTCTTCTTATTTTACTGTCTTCTTGTTGCATACCTTACCGGTATGGGCGGCATTATCGCCAGTAATACGGGCTTAGATGCACGCATGGGTACCCTGATCTTTGCAGGCATAAGTGCTACCTTGCTTTTTTCCGGCACACACTCTGTTGTTACAGCAAACAAGTACCTCTTTATCGGAATGCTTGTGGCTATGGTTGCCTGCTTTGCCACACTTGGTGGGCAGTTGAATCTTGAGAACCTTGCTATCGGTCAGCCAAAAGCAAAATTATTGATAATGTCTTTGCCTGTTCTGTTTACATCCTTTGGTTACCATCCGTGTATCCCAAGTATTGTTAACTACATCGGTGATGATAGAAAAACACTCATCCGTATTTTTGGAGTGGGCAGTACCATTCCGTTTATTTGCTACTTTGCATGGTTGACCCTTGCTCTGGGCAGCGCAACGCCTGATCAGCTTGCTGTAATGGATAACGTTGATGTTTTGATCAGCCAGATGAGTGGCGGCTCCACATGGGTCTCGTCTATTCTTTCCCTGTTTGCTTCTCTTGCATTAGTAACCTCATTTATTGGCGTAGCCTTTGCCTTGTTTGATCTTGTGGCAGAAACCTTCCGCCGTAAGGATGACAAAGTAAGTCGTGCAGGAACAACTGCTATGGTATTCTTTCCACCGCTCGCAGCCTCCTTGTTAGCGCCGAATGGTTTTATTGCTGCTCTTGCTCACGCAGGTGCTGCCTTCACCATTATCGCCATCTTCATTCCGTGCGTAATGGTTTGGAAAATGCGCGCAGCCGGATTGAATAAATCTTACCGTGTAGTTGGTGGTAAGCCCGCTCTTGTTTTAAGTTTTATGTGCGGCATCGTGATCGTAACTGCCAGCTACCTCTAG